A genomic window from Pseudomonadales bacterium includes:
- a CDS encoding LamG-like jellyroll fold domain-containing protein, which yields MAITASSPWTVGPLGGAIRFSSGEGAEDTSTTDVLRMTGSQSVAAWIKIDDFPPSYGMIAYIQSTTSQDYLELRAADASPDHIRFGVNSGGSGTNDLYTLYQPGIWYHVTAVYDDARNTREIYVNGKLTAAGTENCGSCAWSNPAGRMSTGFQSGFDYTLDDLRIYNRALSPAEIAECCSETAGGGVVTEGLVGWWKLDEVDGTDALDYASANHGTMMNGLDASTNFVDARIGPGLFYADNNDSLLVPDMIGSAPNITISLWAHSTGWATSGYNNMLNQAKDSGSDSVLGIVYNRSADQIQFEIRNASDTIVRPSYDAPPTNRWLHLVGVYDGSDAVLYVNGKEVDRVAQTGNIFSSTNVIGLGHKWRNGVYPAGSLGSYGYSNGTLDDVRIYDRALSAGEIAELYSAWDAHIRYNADYRVPEYFDGNNWRAMGKRKPDPKGLIGHWKLDEASGILADSSGYGNNGTASGGPEYASSGVVGYGMGFDGSDDGIDLGSPSALDFSGSNAFTLSAWAFSNGVGSNILFARGDFNAAASQEVYHLGRYLGNDRWRARISNGSGTVQIISPAATLEENVWQHMVMSWDGADLRLYKDAVEIGSVSNPGFLLWDGGGRPTAIGAETVGALEHSWNGRIDDVRIYNRALSADEIETLYEQNIKYTPTLTVRDYTLDAGLTKVEEVALFGNYAFVSVYTDETIRAIDISDPDNISLIGGTYITGANQVQGISIDGDNLFLCEGAPTQRVQIINISDPANMSVVGSIDTGVRCNDIAVVGEYAYLARALGNPVLHVYDVGNPSSPSFVTSVAIPNMGSGIAIAHHNGHLYIPPDGASAYLTSYSISNPAAPVFTDQLTAADFSVLAITQMRDLAFKDNYLFGAEKDGNGVFVVDISDPANMEVVAELPNNGADWLLNPEGIYIDGDILYVTAEGSDRLTLIDIRDPTSPQFLYSIQDATALDEADNVVVRNGFAYIGLASQGFAVVEVGNLCKNPEGREGRIIYNTSFNVMQYCDGQQWQRIGP from the coding sequence ATGGCCATTACTGCGTCGTCGCCATGGACGGTAGGTCCATTAGGCGGCGCCATCCGCTTTTCAAGCGGCGAAGGCGCAGAAGATACCAGCACTACGGATGTGCTTCGGATGACAGGGTCACAGTCTGTAGCCGCGTGGATCAAGATCGATGACTTTCCTCCTTCGTACGGAATGATCGCTTACATTCAGTCAACGACTTCGCAAGACTATCTGGAGTTAAGGGCAGCGGATGCTTCTCCCGATCATATTCGTTTCGGCGTTAACTCTGGTGGCAGTGGAACGAACGACCTTTACACGCTGTATCAACCAGGGATTTGGTATCACGTTACTGCTGTATATGACGACGCGAGAAACACACGGGAAATCTATGTAAACGGGAAGCTTACGGCAGCGGGGACGGAGAATTGTGGCAGTTGCGCCTGGTCAAATCCGGCCGGGAGAATGTCAACAGGGTTTCAGTCAGGGTTCGATTACACGCTTGATGATTTGCGCATTTATAACCGCGCTCTTTCACCAGCGGAGATCGCAGAATGCTGTTCCGAAACGGCCGGTGGCGGCGTTGTGACCGAAGGGTTGGTCGGGTGGTGGAAGCTCGACGAAGTGGACGGTACGGATGCGCTCGATTACGCGAGCGCCAATCATGGCACGATGATGAACGGCCTTGATGCCTCTACTAACTTCGTCGACGCCCGAATCGGGCCCGGCCTTTTCTATGCGGATAACAATGACTCTCTTCTTGTGCCGGATATGATTGGCTCCGCTCCGAATATAACTATTTCCCTCTGGGCACATAGCACTGGCTGGGCGACCAGCGGGTACAACAACATGCTTAACCAAGCCAAGGATTCGGGGAGCGATTCCGTTCTTGGCATCGTTTACAACCGATCGGCTGACCAAATCCAATTTGAGATCCGAAATGCCTCCGACACGATCGTCCGCCCTAGCTATGATGCGCCTCCTACGAATCGTTGGCTTCACCTGGTGGGCGTTTATGATGGAAGCGACGCGGTTTTGTATGTGAACGGGAAGGAGGTTGATCGCGTAGCACAAACCGGCAACATCTTCTCTTCGACAAACGTTATCGGGTTGGGACACAAATGGCGCAACGGCGTTTACCCGGCTGGCAGTCTCGGGTCCTACGGCTATTCAAATGGAACACTCGACGATGTGCGCATTTACGACCGCGCCCTGAGCGCCGGCGAGATCGCGGAACTATATTCCGCGTGGGACGCGCATATCCGCTATAACGCCGATTACCGTGTGCCGGAGTATTTCGACGGCAATAACTGGCGTGCTATGGGCAAACGCAAACCTGACCCGAAAGGCTTGATCGGTCACTGGAAGCTTGATGAGGCGAGCGGCATCCTCGCGGATTCATCAGGCTATGGCAACAACGGCACGGCTTCCGGCGGCCCCGAATACGCCTCAAGCGGCGTTGTTGGCTACGGCATGGGCTTTGATGGTAGTGACGACGGTATCGATCTAGGTTCTCCATCCGCACTTGATTTCTCTGGCTCTAACGCCTTCACGTTGTCAGCATGGGCTTTTTCAAACGGCGTGGGTAGCAATATCCTCTTCGCACGAGGCGACTTCAACGCCGCTGCGAGTCAGGAGGTGTATCATCTCGGACGTTATCTTGGAAACGATAGGTGGCGCGCCCGAATCAGCAACGGTTCTGGTACGGTCCAGATTATTTCTCCCGCAGCTACGCTCGAAGAAAACGTTTGGCAACACATGGTGATGTCGTGGGATGGCGCCGACCTGCGTTTATACAAGGATGCTGTCGAAATCGGGAGTGTTAGCAATCCAGGGTTTCTACTCTGGGACGGCGGAGGTCGACCCACAGCGATTGGAGCGGAAACAGTTGGTGCACTGGAGCATAGTTGGAATGGGCGCATCGACGATGTCCGCATCTATAACCGAGCCCTTTCCGCAGATGAAATCGAGACGCTGTACGAACAGAACATCAAATACACCCCGACCCTGACGGTGCGCGACTACACTCTCGATGCGGGCCTGACGAAAGTCGAGGAAGTCGCGCTCTTCGGCAACTATGCTTTCGTCTCCGTCTACACGGACGAAACCATCCGCGCCATCGATATCAGCGACCCTGACAACATTTCTCTCATTGGCGGCACCTATATCACGGGCGCAAATCAAGTGCAGGGTATTTCCATCGACGGAGATAATCTATTTTTGTGCGAAGGCGCTCCAACGCAGAGAGTTCAAATCATTAATATCAGCGATCCAGCAAACATGAGCGTCGTCGGATCGATCGACACGGGAGTTCGCTGCAATGATATTGCTGTCGTCGGAGAATATGCCTATCTCGCACGAGCGCTTGGCAACCCAGTATTGCATGTTTACGATGTCGGCAATCCGTCCTCGCCGTCTTTTGTAACATCTGTGGCTATTCCGAACATGGGCAGCGGCATTGCGATTGCGCACCACAACGGTCACCTCTATATCCCACCCGATGGGGCGTCTGCATATTTAACCTCCTACAGCATAAGCAACCCGGCGGCACCTGTTTTCACTGACCAACTGACGGCCGCTGATTTCTCGGTCCTTGCCATCACGCAAATGCGTGATCTCGCCTTTAAGGACAACTACCTTTTTGGCGCCGAAAAAGACGGCAACGGCGTTTTTGTTGTCGATATCTCCGATCCGGCGAATATGGAAGTCGTCGCCGAACTTCCTAATAACGGCGCAGACTGGCTGCTGAACCCGGAAGGAATTTATATCGACGGCGACATCCTCTACGTCACAGCCGAAGGCTCCGATCGTCTGACCCTGATCGATATCCGCGATCCGACCAGCCCGCAATTCCTATACTCCATTCAGGATGCCACAGCCCTAGATGAAGCTGATAACGTCGTGGTGCGAAACGGCTTCGCCTATATCGGCCTGGCCTCGCAGGGCTTCGCCGTTGTCGAAGTCGGGAATCTCTGCAAGAATCCGGAAGGCAGAGAAGGCAGGATCATCTACAACACCAGCTTCAACGTCATGCAGTATTGTGACGGTCAGCAGTGGCAACGCATCGGACCGTAA
- a CDS encoding AlpA family phage regulatory protein → MYREDILERLRVDPGKRTLGELLQDRESAVHEITRLRAQIVRLTAARTPRARKGEETDAPPQMRPGMLIRLAEVCELIGVGRSTIYKWMNEGTFPAPVNVSERAVRWRTEDIEHWRNALTR, encoded by the coding sequence ATGTATCGCGAAGACATTCTTGAACGGCTACGCGTTGATCCGGGTAAGCGCACGCTCGGCGAATTGCTGCAGGACCGCGAATCCGCCGTCCATGAAATCACGCGGTTGCGCGCGCAGATAGTGCGGCTCACGGCGGCACGAACGCCGCGCGCCCGCAAGGGCGAAGAAACGGACGCGCCCCCACAGATGCGGCCCGGTATGTTGATTCGCCTTGCTGAAGTCTGCGAGCTAATCGGCGTCGGGCGCTCGACCATCTATAAGTGGATGAATGAAGGCACGTTCCCCGCGCCGGTGAACGTTAGCGAACGCGCCGTGCGCTGGCGCACCGAAGACATCGAGCATTGGCGCAATGCGCTTACTCGATGA
- a CDS encoding zincin-like metallopeptidase domain-containing protein encodes MSTKTKERKDVYTRITDKIIAELEQGVRPWTKPWNAEHAAGRISRPLRHDAKTPYQGINVIALWMAATAKGYAAPIWMTYRQAKELGAQVRKGEKSELVVYANTIKRTEQDASGEDVEVDIPFMKGYSVFNVEQIEGLPQSYYETAAPVLDPVQRIERAERFFAATNADIRYAGNQAYYAAGSDHIQMPPFETFRDAQSYYATLAHESTHWTRHKSRLDRSFGRERFGDEGYAREELVAELGSAFLCADLGIALEPRADHSAYIASWLKVLENDKRAIFSAAAHAQRAADFLHGLQVHVNDATEAAA; translated from the coding sequence ATGAGCACGAAGACCAAAGAGCGCAAAGATGTCTACACCCGGATAACGGACAAGATCATCGCGGAGCTTGAGCAGGGGGTGCGCCCCTGGACCAAACCCTGGAATGCAGAGCACGCGGCAGGACGTATAAGCCGTCCTCTACGCCATGACGCCAAAACGCCTTATCAGGGAATCAACGTCATCGCCCTGTGGATGGCCGCCACGGCCAAAGGATACGCCGCCCCGATCTGGATGACCTACCGCCAGGCAAAAGAGCTCGGAGCGCAGGTCCGCAAAGGCGAGAAAAGCGAGCTTGTCGTTTACGCCAATACGATCAAGAGGACCGAGCAGGACGCAAGCGGCGAGGACGTCGAGGTCGACATTCCCTTCATGAAGGGATACAGCGTCTTCAATGTCGAACAGATCGAAGGACTTCCGCAGTCCTATTACGAGACCGCCGCGCCGGTACTTGATCCGGTACAGCGTATCGAGCGCGCAGAGCGGTTTTTCGCAGCCACCAACGCCGATATCCGCTACGCCGGGAACCAGGCCTACTATGCGGCGGGGTCAGACCACATCCAGATGCCTCCCTTTGAGACCTTCCGCGATGCGCAAAGCTACTACGCAACGCTGGCTCATGAGAGCACGCACTGGACGCGGCACAAATCGCGTCTCGATCGCAGCTTCGGACGCGAGCGTTTCGGAGACGAAGGATACGCCCGCGAAGAGCTGGTAGCGGAGCTCGGGAGCGCGTTCCTGTGTGCCGATCTTGGGATTGCGCTGGAACCCAGAGCAGACCACAGCGCCTATATCGCCTCCTGGCTCAAGGTGCTGGAAAACGATAAGCGCGCCATCTTCTCTGCAGCCGCCCACGCACAGCGCGCTGCGGACTTCCTGCACGGACTTCAGGTCCATGTTAACGATGCAACGGAGGCCGCAGCTTGA
- a CDS encoding DUF2958 domain-containing protein, whose product MKLLTSSLQAQLLRNGRLSAECSQGGRAEPDFLPVVKLFTPDAACTWLLTELDPDDQDIAFGLCDLGLGFPELGCVRISELVSVRGKLGLPVERDLHFKPEKTISVYADEARAAGCIKV is encoded by the coding sequence ATGAAACTACTGACCTCATCGCTGCAAGCGCAGCTTCTACGCAACGGGCGATTGTCCGCGGAATGCTCGCAAGGCGGGCGCGCGGAACCGGATTTCTTACCGGTCGTGAAGCTCTTTACCCCGGATGCGGCCTGTACCTGGCTGCTCACCGAACTTGATCCTGACGATCAGGACATTGCCTTTGGGCTGTGTGATCTCGGTCTCGGGTTTCCCGAGCTCGGATGCGTGCGGATCTCAGAGTTGGTATCGGTGCGCGGCAAGCTCGGCCTCCCGGTCGAGCGGGACCTGCATTTCAAACCTGAGAAAACGATCAGCGTCTATGCCGATGAGGCACGCGCTGCCGGGTGCATCAAAGTTTGA